A window of Chitinophagales bacterium contains these coding sequences:
- a CDS encoding DUF664 domain-containing protein, producing the protein MTTCQQLAKHLREVHFGKNWTWVNMKDSLAGLFWKQATQKVGDFNTIAVLVNHCTYYVRIQHKVLSGLPLEGNDQLSFEVPAIQSQKDWDAFLEKTWEEVEALAQLIEQMPESQLNEIFREKKYGTYHRNLMGMIEHTHYHLGQMVLLRKWIESNPEK; encoded by the coding sequence ATGACAACCTGCCAACAACTCGCTAAACACCTGCGTGAGGTTCATTTTGGGAAAAACTGGACCTGGGTGAACATGAAAGATTCTTTGGCCGGGCTTTTCTGGAAACAAGCCACTCAAAAAGTGGGCGATTTTAATACCATCGCCGTGCTGGTCAATCATTGCACCTACTATGTTCGGATCCAGCATAAAGTATTGTCAGGGTTACCCCTGGAAGGAAATGACCAATTGAGTTTTGAGGTGCCAGCCATTCAATCACAGAAAGACTGGGACGCTTTTTTGGAAAAAACCTGGGAGGAGGTAGAAGCACTGGCGCAACTTATTGAGCAAATGCCGGAAAGCCAATTGAACGAGATCTTCAGGGAGAAAAAGTATGGCACGTACCACCGAAACCTGATGGGCATGATCGAACATACCCATTATCATCTGGGGCAAATGGTTTTACTGCGAAAATGGATAGAGTCGAATCCAGAGAAATAA
- a CDS encoding class IV adenylate cyclase — protein MNIRNFEFKARVPDTTPFEEMLLKMDPVFKGIDHQIDTYFNVPKGRLKLREGNIEHALIQYDREDLAGSKLSRVVLYRHSPDPALKQILTHQFGVKTVVDKHRKIYFIGNVKFHFDRVEGLGQFIEVEAIDSENKLSTEELKKQCDGYFQFFGLKAEALQDRSYSDMLLQ, from the coding sequence ATGAACATCCGCAACTTTGAATTCAAAGCCCGTGTGCCTGATACCACCCCTTTTGAGGAAATGCTTCTCAAAATGGATCCCGTATTCAAAGGAATCGATCACCAGATAGATACATATTTTAATGTGCCCAAGGGCAGGCTTAAATTGCGTGAGGGTAACATTGAGCACGCGTTGATTCAGTATGACCGCGAGGACCTTGCAGGCAGTAAGCTTTCGCGCGTGGTATTGTATCGCCATTCACCCGACCCGGCGCTGAAACAGATCCTTACGCACCAGTTTGGTGTCAAGACAGTTGTTGACAAACACCGGAAAATCTACTTTATAGGTAATGTGAAATTTCATTTTGACCGGGTGGAAGGACTAGGTCAGTTCATCGAGGTGGAAGCGATTGACTCAGAGAATAAACTTTCCACTGAGGAATTAAAGAAACAATGTGATGGGTATTTTCAGTTTTTTGGATTAAAAGCTGAGGCGCTTCAGGATAGATCGTATAGCGATATGCTGTTACAATGA
- a CDS encoding glycoside hydrolase family 30 protein, with amino-acid sequence MTRPALSLLLLFLYTQTIGQTKVSSVYTTPFESWISGQPVQIDKATNMPQAEVYLSQPLQAIEGFGTCFNELGWTSLSVLAEKDREAILREMFSPGVGANFTICRMPVGANDFSTNWYSYNETPGDFDMKHFTIAHDKETLIPFIHAAQRYNPRLKIWASPWSPPSWMKYNGHYAARSVLGNVDFISEEWGMDLRGINNGLVPEKEGKEGTDMFIQEEKYFKAYALYFKRFVEAYRKEKIRIQMVMPQNEFNSAQVFPSCTWTARGLTNFVSYLGPAMKEEGVALYFGTMERGNHKLVDTLLTDPRTKPFVSGVGFQWAGKDAIAAIHQQYPNLSLYQTEQECGNSKNDWKHCLHAWDLMKHYLTNGATAYMYWNTSLKQGGISTWGWKQNSLVSVDTVNRSYTYNPEYYLLKHVSHFVKPGARLLATGGELSDILAFLNPDKSVVIVVANQTKETKTCTIRVGEKEIRPILNPESFYSFHLQ; translated from the coding sequence ATGACCCGCCCGGCCCTCAGCCTTTTACTGCTTTTTCTTTACACCCAGACTATTGGCCAAACCAAGGTTAGTTCCGTTTATACTACGCCTTTTGAGAGCTGGATCTCTGGGCAGCCCGTGCAAATTGATAAGGCCACCAATATGCCACAGGCGGAGGTATATCTTTCCCAGCCATTACAGGCCATAGAAGGATTTGGAACCTGTTTCAATGAATTGGGATGGACATCGCTTTCTGTATTAGCAGAAAAAGACCGGGAGGCTATTCTCCGTGAGATGTTTTCTCCGGGTGTGGGTGCCAATTTTACCATTTGCCGTATGCCGGTAGGCGCCAATGATTTTTCGACAAACTGGTATTCATACAACGAAACCCCGGGTGATTTTGACATGAAGCATTTCACAATTGCCCATGATAAAGAAACACTGATCCCTTTTATACATGCCGCCCAACGCTATAACCCCCGGTTGAAGATCTGGGCATCACCCTGGTCACCCCCTTCCTGGATGAAATATAACGGGCATTATGCTGCAAGAAGTGTGTTGGGAAATGTGGATTTTATCTCTGAAGAGTGGGGCATGGACCTGCGCGGGATCAACAATGGGTTAGTTCCGGAAAAGGAGGGAAAAGAAGGGACGGATATGTTTATTCAGGAGGAAAAGTATTTTAAAGCCTATGCACTTTATTTTAAGCGTTTTGTCGAAGCTTATCGAAAGGAGAAGATTCGTATTCAGATGGTAATGCCACAGAATGAATTCAATTCGGCCCAGGTTTTTCCGAGTTGTACCTGGACTGCCCGGGGGTTGACCAATTTTGTAAGCTATCTCGGTCCGGCCATGAAGGAAGAAGGCGTGGCGCTTTATTTTGGAACCATGGAACGCGGAAACCACAAACTGGTAGACACATTGCTCACCGACCCGCGTACAAAACCATTTGTTTCTGGTGTTGGATTTCAATGGGCCGGGAAGGATGCCATAGCCGCTATCCACCAGCAATACCCCAATCTATCGTTGTATCAGACTGAACAGGAATGTGGAAACAGCAAGAATGATTGGAAACATTGCCTTCATGCCTGGGACCTGATGAAGCACTATCTGACAAATGGGGCAACAGCCTATATGTATTGGAATACCTCGCTGAAACAAGGGGGCATCAGTACCTGGGGTTGGAAACAAAACTCACTGGTAAGTGTGGATACAGTTAACCGAAGCTATACCTACAATCCTGAATATTACTTATTGAAGCATGTAAGTCATTTTGTAAAACCAGGTGCGCGACTTTTGGCCACAGGGGGTGAACTTTCGGATATACTGGCTTTTTTAAACCCGGATAAAAGTGTGGTGATCGTAGTGGCCAATCAAACAAAAGAAACAAAAACCTGCACCATTCGCGTGGGTGAGAAGGAGATTCGACCTATATTGAATCCTGAATCATTTTACAGCTTTCACCTTCAATAA
- a CDS encoding GNAT family N-acetyltransferase — protein MNYKTFETDRLIIRPTVEEDAAFILELLNTPKWIQFVGDRKVHTEADAQNYIRIKMMPQLERLGYSNNTVILKEGMVKIGVCGLYDREGLDGVDIGFAFLPDYEGKGYAYEASSRVVRAAREDFGITSIKAITIEENASSRRLLERLGLKFQKKMFLQDDPVELLLYQVDFDQD, from the coding sequence ATGAATTATAAAACTTTTGAGACCGACCGTTTGATCATTCGCCCAACCGTAGAGGAGGACGCTGCTTTTATCCTTGAACTATTGAATACCCCCAAATGGATCCAGTTTGTGGGTGACCGAAAGGTGCATACCGAAGCGGATGCCCAGAACTATATCCGTATAAAGATGATGCCTCAATTGGAGCGATTGGGTTATTCAAATAATACAGTGATCCTCAAAGAGGGTATGGTGAAGATCGGGGTATGTGGGCTCTATGACCGGGAGGGCTTGGATGGGGTAGATATTGGGTTTGCTTTTTTACCCGATTATGAAGGGAAAGGCTATGCCTATGAAGCCAGTAGCCGGGTGGTTCGTGCAGCCCGGGAGGATTTTGGTATTACATCTATAAAAGCGATTACTATTGAAGAGAATGCCTCTTCAAGAAGATTGCTTGAACGACTTGGGTTAAAATTTCAGAAAAAAATGTTTTTACAAGATGATCCGGTGGAGCTGTTGTTGTATCAGGTTGACTTTGATCAGGATTAA
- a CDS encoding TIGR00730 family Rossman fold protein: MRICVYCASSARIDPKYFEATEVLAREFVKQGVEVVYGGGAYGLMGKLADTVLEEGGKVKGIMPQFMNEIEWPHKKVSDFEFTRTMHERKARFLEDIDGVVALAGGTGTLEELLEAITLKRLGQFTKPIVILNTAGFYDPLIQMLQRCVDERFMEERHLELWTFVDEPGDVLGAIQRDGHF, from the coding sequence ATGAGAATTTGCGTGTACTGCGCTTCAAGCGCCAGGATCGACCCCAAATATTTTGAAGCCACGGAGGTATTGGCCCGTGAATTTGTGAAGCAGGGTGTTGAAGTGGTATATGGAGGCGGCGCCTATGGGCTGATGGGCAAATTGGCGGATACTGTTCTGGAAGAGGGGGGAAAGGTCAAAGGCATCATGCCTCAGTTCATGAATGAGATTGAGTGGCCCCACAAAAAGGTCTCCGATTTTGAATTCACGCGCACCATGCACGAACGTAAGGCGCGTTTTCTCGAAGACATTGACGGGGTGGTAGCCCTGGCTGGGGGTACGGGCACCCTGGAAGAGTTACTGGAAGCGATCACGCTAAAAAGGCTGGGTCAGTTTACAAAACCTATCGTTATCCTCAATACAGCCGGTTTTTATGACCCATTGATACAGATGCTTCAACGTTGTGTGGATGAACGATTCATGGAAGAGCGGCACCTGGAATTATGGACATTTGTGGATGAACCTGGCGATGTGCTGGGTGCGATTCAACGGGATGGACATTTTTAA
- a CDS encoding DUF2752 domain-containing protein: protein MFNLIKKNFELIAWVVGLTYLFFLDISGGEHFTLCFFRLLGFEHCPGCGIGRSIHCAMHLDWSSSWYYHWLGIPALGIIIFRIITLLKNNLHGRTSSKPAYDHP, encoded by the coding sequence ATGTTCAACCTGATAAAGAAAAATTTTGAATTGATCGCCTGGGTAGTCGGACTGACCTACCTGTTCTTTCTCGACATTTCGGGTGGGGAGCACTTCACTCTTTGCTTTTTCCGTTTACTTGGTTTTGAGCATTGCCCGGGTTGTGGAATTGGCCGCAGTATCCACTGCGCCATGCATTTGGACTGGTCATCCAGCTGGTATTACCACTGGTTGGGAATTCCCGCCCTTGGAATTATTATTTTCCGTATCATTACACTCTTAAAAAATAACCTCCATGGAAGGACTTCCTCAAAACCTGCTTATGACCATCCCTGA
- a CDS encoding TM2 domain-containing protein — MEGLPQNLLMTIPDLQPEEMMGIKELTKDMTDSQRQNFIMLYSGKRKKPQEILIMACIGFLGIAGIQRFVIGQIGMGILYLLTSGLCLIGTIIDVVNHKKMATDYNLKQMYEAGTMAKSM; from the coding sequence ATGGAAGGACTTCCTCAAAACCTGCTTATGACCATCCCTGATCTTCAACCTGAAGAGATGATGGGAATTAAAGAATTGACCAAAGACATGACCGATAGCCAGCGACAGAATTTCATTATGCTGTACAGCGGCAAAAGAAAGAAACCACAAGAGATCCTCATTATGGCCTGTATCGGGTTTCTGGGTATCGCCGGTATTCAACGCTTTGTGATCGGCCAGATCGGTATGGGAATACTTTATCTGCTGACCAGCGGTCTTTGCCTCATTGGAACGATCATTGACGTCGTTAACCATAAGAAAATGGCCACCGATTACAATCTGAAACAGATGTATGAGGCGGGAACGATGGCGAAGAGCATGTAG
- a CDS encoding alpha/beta hydrolase encodes MRFLKFLGILIILFIVVYFFGPHPNSPKLAVTLPELPQQPAELEGFIRSQEAAHRLRPDNEARIVWFNDSTREMTEYAVVYLHGFSASQEEGDPVHLNFAKKFGCNLYLSRLAEHGIDTSEQLLNMTADNLWESAKQAYAIGKRLGKKVILMSTSTGGTLALKLAAEYPEIHSLLLLSPNIEINDPNAWLLNNHWGLQIARVVQGKYNVPKDTTRLYKQYWNTPYRMEAAVQLEELLETTMKKSTFERVKQPTLLLYYFKDDDHQDDVVKVSAMKRMFRQLSTPDSLKKAVPIPGAGDHVIGSYIKSKDVAAVERECERFAREVLGM; translated from the coding sequence ATGCGATTCCTCAAATTCCTGGGCATCCTGATCATACTCTTTATTGTTGTGTATTTTTTTGGACCCCATCCCAACTCACCTAAACTAGCTGTTACCCTTCCGGAATTGCCACAGCAGCCAGCAGAACTGGAGGGTTTTATCCGCAGCCAGGAGGCCGCTCACCGTTTGCGCCCGGATAATGAGGCACGCATAGTCTGGTTTAACGATAGTACCCGGGAGATGACCGAATATGCCGTGGTCTATCTTCATGGTTTTTCCGCTTCGCAGGAAGAGGGTGATCCTGTCCATCTGAATTTTGCCAAAAAATTTGGTTGTAACCTCTACCTGTCACGGTTAGCCGAACATGGCATCGATACCAGTGAGCAACTCCTGAATATGACTGCCGATAATTTGTGGGAGTCGGCCAAACAGGCCTATGCCATCGGAAAACGCCTGGGGAAAAAAGTGATCCTCATGTCAACCTCCACGGGTGGAACCCTGGCATTGAAACTCGCCGCCGAATACCCGGAAATACACAGCCTGCTCCTGCTTTCCCCGAATATCGAGATCAATGATCCCAATGCCTGGTTGCTGAATAATCACTGGGGATTACAGATAGCCAGGGTAGTTCAGGGCAAATACAATGTACCCAAGGATACCACCCGCCTGTACAAACAATACTGGAATACCCCCTATCGCATGGAAGCCGCCGTGCAATTGGAAGAATTGCTGGAAACAACCATGAAGAAATCAACCTTTGAGCGTGTCAAACAACCCACCCTCTTACTCTACTATTTCAAGGATGACGACCATCAGGATGATGTGGTAAAAGTATCTGCTATGAAAAGGATGTTTCGACAGCTGAGTACACCCGATAGTTTGAAAAAGGCCGTTCCCATACCCGGCGCGGGTGATCATGTCATAGGTTCCTACATCAAATCAAAGGATGTGGCAGCAGTGGAAAGGGAGTGTGAGAGGTTTGCGCGGGAGGTTTTGGGGATGTGA
- the typA gene encoding translational GTPase TypA, giving the protein MEIRNIAIIAHVDHGKTTLVDKILHATKVFRDNQETGDLIMDSNDLERERGITIFSKNAAVLYKGVKINVIDTPGHADFGGEVERVLKMADGVILLVDAFEGPMPQTRFVLQKALQLSLHPIVVINKVDKPNCRPDEVHDAIFELFFNLDATEEQLNFPTYYGSGKNGWFNDSLTQIEGIDPLLDGILQHVPQPTVNEGNLQMQITSLDYSSFLGRIAIGKVNRGSIRENQPICLMQADGKIKKSRVKELYVFEGMGKKKVSEVLAGDLCAVVGLEDFNIGDTIADFENPEALPVISVDEPTMSMTFSINNSPFFGKDGKFVTSRHLRDRLLKETEKNLALRVEDTDSADSFLVYGRGILHLGVLVETMRREGYELTVGQPQVLVKTIDGKKCEPYETLVVDVPQEFASKVIDLVTRRKGEMHVMETKGEMQHLEFDIPSRGLIGLRTNMLTNTAGEAVMNHRFSEYKPWKGPIPGRNNGVLIAKEPGSTTAYSIDKLQDRGFFFVDPGEDVYAGMIIGENNKPGDLVVNPNEGKKLTNMRASGSDGTVSIPPKRQMTLEECMEYIQGDECIEVTPNFIRMRKAVLNEEERKKQAKKLGAEAL; this is encoded by the coding sequence ATGGAAATCAGAAACATAGCCATCATTGCCCACGTTGACCACGGTAAAACTACCCTGGTAGACAAGATCTTACATGCCACTAAGGTGTTCCGGGACAACCAGGAAACCGGTGATCTGATCATGGACAGCAATGACCTGGAGCGTGAACGCGGGATCACCATTTTTAGCAAAAACGCCGCCGTATTATATAAAGGAGTCAAGATCAATGTGATCGACACCCCTGGCCACGCCGACTTTGGCGGGGAAGTGGAAAGGGTGCTCAAAATGGCCGATGGGGTAATCCTGCTCGTGGATGCCTTTGAAGGACCCATGCCACAAACACGGTTTGTGTTGCAAAAAGCCTTGCAACTGAGTCTGCACCCGATCGTTGTGATCAATAAGGTAGACAAACCAAACTGTCGTCCCGATGAAGTACATGATGCCATTTTTGAGCTCTTCTTCAACCTGGATGCCACCGAGGAACAACTGAATTTCCCAACCTATTACGGCTCTGGAAAGAATGGTTGGTTCAACGACTCGTTGACCCAAATTGAAGGAATCGATCCCTTGCTGGATGGTATCCTGCAACATGTACCGCAACCAACTGTCAATGAAGGAAACCTGCAAATGCAGATTACTTCGTTGGATTATTCTTCTTTCCTTGGACGTATCGCCATTGGTAAAGTAAACCGGGGCTCTATCCGGGAAAATCAACCGATCTGCCTGATGCAGGCGGATGGTAAGATCAAGAAGTCACGTGTGAAGGAATTGTATGTGTTTGAAGGAATGGGTAAGAAAAAAGTATCAGAAGTGTTGGCGGGTGACCTCTGTGCGGTAGTAGGACTGGAAGATTTCAATATTGGTGATACCATTGCCGATTTTGAAAACCCCGAAGCCCTGCCCGTTATCAGTGTGGATGAGCCCACGATGAGCATGACCTTTTCCATCAACAACTCACCTTTCTTTGGTAAGGATGGAAAATTTGTTACCAGCCGTCACCTTCGCGACCGATTGCTGAAAGAAACGGAAAAGAACCTGGCCCTGCGGGTGGAAGACACCGACAGTGCCGATAGTTTTCTGGTGTATGGACGCGGTATCCTCCACCTGGGTGTACTTGTGGAAACCATGCGCCGGGAAGGATATGAACTGACCGTGGGTCAACCACAGGTATTGGTAAAGACCATTGATGGTAAGAAATGTGAGCCTTATGAAACCCTGGTCGTGGATGTACCCCAGGAATTCGCCAGTAAGGTAATCGACCTGGTAACCCGTCGCAAGGGCGAAATGCACGTGATGGAAACCAAGGGCGAAATGCAACACCTGGAATTTGATATCCCATCGCGTGGACTGATCGGTCTGCGTACCAATATGCTGACCAACACAGCCGGTGAAGCCGTAATGAACCACCGGTTTAGTGAATACAAACCCTGGAAAGGACCCATCCCTGGCCGGAACAACGGCGTACTGATCGCCAAAGAGCCAGGATCCACCACCGCCTATTCCATCGATAAATTACAAGACCGCGGGTTCTTTTTTGTCGACCCGGGAGAAGATGTATATGCGGGAATGATCATCGGTGAAAACAACAAACCAGGCGATCTGGTTGTTAATCCCAATGAAGGAAAGAAATTGACGAATATGCGCGCGAGTGGCAGCGATGGTACCGTGAGCATACCTCCAAAGCGGCAGATGACCCTGGAAGAGTGTATGGAGTATATTCAGGGCGATGAGTGTATTGAGGTGACACCCAATTTCATCCGGATGCGGAAAGCGGTGCTCAACGAGGAAGAAAGAAAGAAACAAGCCAAGAAACTCGGAGCCGAAGCTCTATAA
- a CDS encoding zinc-dependent metalloprotease, translated as MRPLLLLLLILISGILYSQALPTIEEKTKGLERKDGFVPFYWDENTGKFWLEISRLDQDFLYQLSLPAGLGSNDIGLDRGLLGGTHVLRFKKTGRKILAVQPNFDYRALSNDPREKTAVEQSFAQSVLWGFTVEAQTGDRWLVDATDFLLRDAMLVATRLRRMQQGNFTFDKTRSAFFPERIRNFPLNTEVETTISFSSSDGSAGGYLRSVSPSDEAITVRMHHSFVQLPDPGYTPRAFDPRSGFIPISYFDYSTPVSEPIEKKFIIRHRLEKKDPNAARSEAVEPIVYYLDNGTPEPIRSALLDGAAWWNQAFEAAGFINAFQVKMLPDSADPMDIRYNMINWVHRSTRGWSYGASVVDPRTGEIIKGQVTLGSLRVRQDYLIATGLLAPYEQGVPADDKMMKMALARLRQLSAHEVGHTIGLMHNYSSSVNDRASVMDYPHPLVRLNEKGEIDMKNAYDDKIGEWDKLAIRWGYGQYPAGTNEGQAQQDMLTNAIANGSTFITDRDARAPGGLHPDAHLWDNGKSAVVELKEVMKVRKKALEQFGEKNIRPGTPLASLEDVLVPVYFFHRYQLEAATKLVGGMHYSYALRGDGQIPLRPLPRATQLEALLATLETIDPALLKIPDAIASLIPPRPSGYDMGRELFKKKTGLAFDLLSPAETAADFLFSFLYHPERINRLAEQEGIAGQLSLTETLRLILEKTWKATRRTGLEGLIQQQTEQVVLTYLLSLSISEELSFPAQAMVQQSLTELTSFIKTKMAGATGAYKAHLQLALERMKAPEKAKPTRHEAIPPGAPIGCDF; from the coding sequence ATGCGCCCACTCCTGCTCCTTTTGCTCATTCTCATATCCGGGATATTGTATTCCCAAGCCCTGCCGACCATTGAAGAAAAGACCAAAGGCCTCGAACGTAAAGATGGGTTTGTTCCTTTTTATTGGGATGAGAACACTGGTAAGTTCTGGTTGGAAATATCGCGACTTGATCAGGATTTTCTTTACCAGCTTTCTCTTCCGGCCGGACTTGGTTCCAACGATATCGGACTTGACCGGGGATTGTTGGGTGGCACACATGTGTTACGCTTTAAGAAAACCGGTCGGAAAATACTGGCTGTTCAACCCAATTTCGATTACCGGGCACTCTCCAATGATCCACGGGAGAAAACGGCTGTGGAGCAATCATTTGCCCAGTCGGTGCTATGGGGATTTACTGTTGAAGCACAAACCGGTGACCGCTGGCTGGTAGATGCCACTGATTTTTTACTGCGTGATGCCATGCTGGTGGCGACCCGGCTAAGGAGAATGCAACAGGGAAACTTCACGTTTGACAAAACACGCTCTGCTTTTTTTCCCGAACGCATCCGCAATTTCCCCCTGAATACAGAAGTGGAAACCACGATCAGTTTTTCCAGCAGTGATGGGTCTGCCGGGGGTTACTTAAGGTCGGTTAGCCCCTCGGATGAGGCGATCACCGTACGTATGCATCATTCCTTTGTGCAATTACCTGATCCTGGCTATACGCCACGGGCATTTGATCCACGTTCGGGATTTATTCCCATTTCCTATTTTGATTACAGTACGCCCGTTTCGGAACCGATCGAGAAGAAATTCATTATCCGGCACCGGTTGGAAAAAAAGGATCCTAATGCTGCAAGAAGTGAGGCAGTTGAACCGATCGTATATTATCTTGATAATGGCACCCCCGAACCTATACGGTCGGCGCTGCTGGATGGCGCAGCCTGGTGGAACCAGGCATTTGAGGCCGCCGGATTTATCAATGCTTTTCAGGTTAAAATGCTGCCCGATAGTGCAGACCCCATGGATATTCGGTATAACATGATCAATTGGGTACACCGTTCTACCAGAGGGTGGAGTTATGGCGCTTCGGTGGTTGACCCGCGTACCGGGGAGATCATCAAAGGACAGGTTACCCTGGGCTCTTTACGGGTTCGCCAGGATTACCTGATCGCTACAGGTTTGCTGGCTCCTTATGAACAAGGTGTTCCTGCCGACGACAAGATGATGAAAATGGCCCTGGCCCGCTTGCGTCAGTTATCGGCGCATGAAGTGGGACATACGATTGGCCTGATGCACAATTATTCTTCGAGTGTGAATGACCGGGCGAGTGTGATGGACTATCCCCATCCACTGGTACGATTGAATGAAAAAGGAGAGATCGATATGAAAAATGCTTACGATGACAAGATCGGAGAATGGGATAAACTGGCCATTCGCTGGGGGTATGGGCAATATCCTGCCGGAACCAATGAAGGCCAGGCGCAACAGGATATGCTTACCAACGCCATTGCCAATGGCTCCACCTTCATCACCGATCGTGATGCACGAGCTCCCGGAGGCCTGCACCCCGATGCACATTTATGGGACAATGGAAAAAGTGCTGTGGTGGAATTAAAGGAGGTAATGAAAGTGCGTAAGAAAGCGCTGGAGCAATTTGGCGAAAAGAATATTCGTCCGGGTACACCCCTTGCCAGTTTGGAAGATGTACTGGTGCCGGTATATTTCTTTCATCGGTATCAATTGGAAGCAGCAACCAAACTTGTGGGAGGGATGCACTATTCTTATGCCCTTCGCGGAGATGGCCAAATTCCTTTACGCCCTTTACCCCGTGCTACCCAACTCGAAGCTTTGCTGGCGACACTTGAAACGATCGACCCTGCTTTGTTGAAGATCCCCGATGCCATTGCCAGTTTAATACCGCCACGGCCTTCCGGATATGATATGGGGCGCGAATTATTCAAAAAGAAGACCGGATTGGCCTTTGATCTATTAAGTCCGGCCGAAACAGCGGCTGATTTTCTATTCTCCTTTTTGTATCACCCTGAACGAATCAACCGACTCGCCGAGCAGGAAGGAATAGCCGGTCAATTAAGTTTAACCGAAACGCTTCGCCTAATTCTGGAAAAGACCTGGAAGGCTACACGCCGTACCGGTCTGGAAGGATTGATACAACAACAAACGGAGCAGGTGGTGCTGACCTATTTATTGTCCTTAAGTATTTCGGAGGAATTGTCATTTCCGGCGCAGGCCATGGTGCAGCAATCATTGACGGAGTTGACTTCTTTTATCAAAACTAAAATGGCTGGGGCAACGGGTGCTTACAAAGCGCATTTACAATTAGCCCTGGAACGTATGAAGGCTCCTGAAAAAGCCAAACCTACGCGGCATGAAGCGATTCCTCCGGGTGCACCGATTGGCTGCGATTTTTAG
- a CDS encoding CDGSH iron-sulfur domain-containing protein, producing MELIPNEGFPVCHKKEPALLKCEPGKVYSWCTCGLSEKQPLCDGQHKKIDGMPYRSIKIQFEEPTEVWLCQCKQTKTPPYCDGTHRSL from the coding sequence ATGGAGCTGATCCCCAATGAAGGTTTTCCTGTTTGCCATAAAAAAGAACCGGCCCTCCTGAAATGCGAGCCGGGTAAAGTATATTCCTGGTGTACCTGTGGCCTGAGCGAAAAACAACCCCTTTGCGATGGGCAACACAAGAAGATCGATGGCATGCCCTATAGAAGCATCAAGATACAATTTGAAGAACCTACGGAAGTATGGTTATGCCAATGCAAACAGACAAAGACTCCCCCTTATTGCGATGGCACACATCGTAGTTTGTAG
- the meaB gene encoding methylmalonyl Co-A mutase-associated GTPase MeaB produces MWTKLAAHIQEGDTKSLARAITLVENEFEGYETFLQSLPPSRVPVIGITGPPGAGKSTLTDALIGELTRRGKRVAILCVDPSSPFNLGALLGDRIRMSEWYDHPSVFIRSLASRGSLGGLHPQIIEITDLLKSAPFDYIIVETVGVGQSEIEIAGLADITVVVVVPEAGDEVQTMKAGLMEIADLFVVNKADRPGADIFVKNLRLMASPGQGDPHAEIPVIKTVATQREGTAELAEKIEAHLIHTKENDRQYWLLAERAFHLIQKKRMKDINKALLKEKIREQVNTGQFQLYSFIKNY; encoded by the coding sequence ATGTGGACCAAACTCGCTGCTCATATCCAGGAAGGAGACACAAAATCGCTCGCCAGAGCTATTACGCTGGTAGAAAATGAGTTTGAAGGTTACGAAACCTTCCTTCAATCCCTTCCCCCTTCCCGAGTACCCGTCATAGGCATCACCGGCCCTCCCGGTGCCGGCAAAAGCACCCTCACCGACGCCTTGATTGGCGAGCTGACCCGCAGGGGCAAAAGAGTAGCGATCCTTTGTGTGGACCCTTCCTCTCCTTTTAACCTTGGTGCCTTATTGGGCGACCGTATCCGTATGAGCGAGTGGTATGACCATCCTTCTGTTTTTATCCGTTCCCTTGCCAGCCGGGGTTCTTTGGGCGGTTTACACCCCCAGATCATCGAGATCACCGACCTGCTCAAATCCGCTCCATTTGATTATATTATTGTGGAAACCGTAGGTGTGGGTCAAAGTGAAATTGAGATCGCCGGCCTGGCCGATATTACCGTAGTAGTAGTGGTGCCTGAGGCGGGAGATGAAGTACAAACCATGAAAGCCGGTTTGATGGAGATCGCCGATCTCTTTGTGGTCAATAAAGCCGACCGTCCCGGGGCAGATATTTTTGTCAAAAACCTCCGTTTAATGGCCAGTCCGGGACAGGGAGATCCACATGCAGAGATCCCGGTTATAAAAACAGTGGCTACGCAACGCGAAGGAACGGCTGAGCTGGCAGAAAAAATTGAAGCCCATTTGATACATACCAAAGAAAATGACCGCCAATACTGGCTGCTTGCCGAAAGAGCTTTTCACCTCATTCAGAAAAAAAGAATGAAGGATATAAACAAGGCCTTATTAAAAGAAAAAATCCGTGAACAAGTAAACACCGGGCAATTTCAATTGTATTCCTTTATCAAAAACTACTAA